From the genome of Brassica oleracea var. oleracea cultivar TO1000 unplaced genomic scaffold, BOL UnpScaffold03139, whole genome shotgun sequence:
AATGAgaagggaaagaaaaaaacaaaagtacatGTATGTGAGCAACTGTTGGGAACGTCTAAGAGTAGAAAATGtcttattatgtaaaatatttagaatatcaTAACCAAGTTGTTCTTATGGTTATAacattagttttcttttatcttaTGTATATGGAACCCAATTCCCCTAAATGTAAATAAgtaaaaagatgaagaaaagaaaaagctcACTGAGTTTACGGATTTCAGTTTGAGCACCAGATGCGTCATCCATATGAAGGGAAAAGAccaggagaagaagaaatagcACTGAAGAAACTATAGAAGACGACATCTTTAATAATTCACACGTATCTCTTGTAACCTGGCAGTACTCATGGACTGACATATCTTCAATGGTGAGAGATCGAAGTTCGTTTTCAAGTTGAATAGCACGGGCCTCTTTGTTGTCGCGGAAAAGATTCTCAATAGTGACCCATAGATCACGAGCAGAGCAGGGAGTTTTGAGGACTGTATCGAGGAGAGAAGAGGAGATGGTACTATAGATCCACATCTTGACGAGACCATCACGTTCCTTCCATGGCGTGTCTTCAGCATTCGTCGGTATAGAAGTGCCATCGAGGTGGCCAGAAACACCAAAGCTGAGACAGTGGGTCTCAACTAATTCACGCCAAGCATCATAATTCATCTTCTGCATATCTAAGACGATAGGGATGTAGGACTTGATATGTGTAACGCCAAAAGATTTTTCAGTTGTAAGAACCATGattttgagaaagaagaagaagaagataagaagaggaagaagaaaagaagagagggCGGCTAGTAGGCTTTACTTGGCAAAACCCTTGCCTTGGTATATTGCATTatgtaaagtatatatacaaTCGTATGACTAGGGCATCTATACAATATATGGAAAGTACAATATTTCTAGTCTATCAGAAACTGTAGACTAATATAAAGCCACACCAACCGGAGCTTCAGACCCTCGAGTAACTCATGAGCTTTTGAATACTCTCCAACCTTGGCTAATGCCCAAACTATCAATATGTCAAGGTGCCATGACATATACCAGTTTTCCTAAGATGTTAAAGCAGAGAAACCAACTGATCATTCCAAATATCAATAAATCCCATTGAACAAAAGAACACACATATCATCC
Proteins encoded in this window:
- the LOC106321814 gene encoding uncharacterized protein LOC106321814: MVLTTEKSFGVTHIKSYIPIVLDMQKMNYDAWRELVETHCLSFGVSGHLDGTSIPTNAEDTPWKERDGLVKMWIYSTISSSLLDTVLKTPCSARDLWVTIENLFRDNKEARAIQLENELRSLTIEDMSVHEYCQ